One window from the genome of Rhinolophus ferrumequinum isolate MPI-CBG mRhiFer1 chromosome 10, mRhiFer1_v1.p, whole genome shotgun sequence encodes:
- the GPR148 gene encoding LOW QUALITY PROTEIN: probable G-protein coupled receptor 148 (The sequence of the model RefSeq protein was modified relative to this genomic sequence to represent the inferred CDS: inserted 8 bases in 7 codons; deleted 1 base in 1 codon; substituted 8 bases at 8 genomic stop codons) produces the protein MGGQLAPXLLGTAAWPVSDKLISEPPCMSQAASNTSLSLRAFRVPVSXLRWLFFPRVSWLWPRLLXAPVTLTILWSQRLWXVFHHQQLANILLSDLSYIFFHVLISSSDVGSWALGHVTCGVLTDSIXSTVLSLMATVLHTXLAVTHPLYYLSFMSCETALKVLVLIWLLACFFLTLLIWLXQDARLEEQGASGIQXLSLGTKSGGYYPLVTVTHSXILYTLFLXTALLPTXFWRIYAETRILGIWVQGCSWDRGXLLIHSVLITLYVNPMVVFPLDKYHHIGARTYMWLTAASEDLMVLPXAVLPXLYTLXHWGLLGMVWGHFSSRRHSDIVTVSQITDFTLWQAEVKEYIVGASASSYGQLLKTVKCNCATRTLR, from the exons ATGGGCGGTCAGTTGGCGCCCTGACTCCTGGGTACAGCAGCCTGGCCAGTTTCTGACAAGCTCATCAGCGAGCCCCCCTGCATGTCCCAGGCAGCCAGCAACACCTCTCTTAGCCTCAGGGCCTTCAGGGTTCCTGTCT TCCTGCGCTGGCTCTTCTTTCCCCGAGTCTCCTGGCTGTGGCCTCGCCTGCTCTGAGCTCCTGTGACTCTGACCATCCTGTGGAGCCAGAGGCTGTGGTAAGTGTTCCACCACCAGCAGTTGGCTAACATCCTGCTCTCAGATCTGTCCTACATTTTCTTCCACGTGCTCATCTCCTCTAGCGACGTGGGA AGCTGGGCCCTGGGCCATGTCACCTGCGGTGTTCTCACGGACTCCA TCAGCACCGTCCTGTCCCTCATGGCTACTGTGCTGCATA CCCTGGCAGTCACTCATCCTCTATACTACCTCTCCTTCATGTCCTGTGAGACTGCCCTGAAGGTGCTGGTCCTCATCTGGTTGCTGGCCTGCTTCTTCCTCACACTTCTCATTTGGC AGCAGGATGCCAGATTGGAGGAACAAGGGGCCTCAGGCATCCAGTAGCTGAGCCTGGGCACCAAGTCAGGCGGCTATTACCCCCTTGTCACTGTCACCCACAGCTGAATCTTGTACACTCTCTTTCTATGAACAGCTCTATTGCCTA ACTTCTGGAGGATCTATGCAGAGACCAGGATTTTAGGCATCTGGGTGCAGGGCTGTTCCTGGGATAGGG AGCTGCTTATCCACTCGGTGCTAATAACACTGTATGTTAACCCCATGGTGGTATTTCCCCTGGACAAGTACCACCACATTGGAGCCAGGACTTACATGTGGCTCACAGCAGCCAGCGAGGACCTCATGGTGCTTCCCTAGGCTGTGCTCCCATGACTGTACACTCT CCACTGGGGGCTGTTGGGGATGGTCTGGGGCCACTTCTCATCCAGGAGGCACAGTGATATTGTCACCGTTTCTCAGATTACAGACTTCACCCTCTGGCAGGCTGAGGTTAAAGAGTATATAGTGGGTGCATCAGCATCTAGTTATGGCCAGCTCCTCAAAACTGTGAAATGCAATTGTGCAACAAGAACTTTAAGATGA